A DNA window from Delphinus delphis chromosome 6, mDelDel1.2, whole genome shotgun sequence contains the following coding sequences:
- the SLC18A1 gene encoding chromaffin granule amine transporter isoform X2 encodes MLRAVLDVPQWLLKKGRESRKLVLLVVFVALLLDNMLLTVVVPIVPTYLYATEFKVNTSVYPGPTTASQPALTSTSSTIFSFFENNTLAIEESVPGGIAWTSDTPGTVPPPVTEAIPAHENNCFQGTEFLKEENLWVGLLFASKALMQLLVNPFVGPLTNRIGYHIPMFAGFVIMFISTVMFAFSGTYTLLFVARTLQGIGSSFSSVAGLGMLASVYTDDCERGQAMGIALGGLALGVLVGAPFGSVTYVLWGKTVPFLILASLALLDGALQLCILQPSKVSPESAKGTPLLTLVRDPFILVAAGLAFLPSSVSYLIGTNLFGVLANKMGRWLCSLIGMVVVGTSLLCIPLARNIFGLIGPNAGLGFSIGMVDSSMMPIMGHLVDLRHAPVYGSIYAIADVAFCMGFAIGPSTGGAIVQAIGFPWLMVIIGVINIIYAPLCYYLRSPPAKEEKLAVLSQDCPMETRMHAAEKHMREFPLGEDSDEEPGCEE; translated from the exons ATGCTCAGGGCAGTTTTGGACGTTCCTCAGTGGTTGCTGAAGAAGGGGAGAGAGTCCCGGAAGCTGGTGTTGCTGGTGGTGTTTGTCGCTCTACTCCTGGACAACATGCTGCTCACTGTGGTGG TGCCCATTGTGCCCACTTACCTATATGCCACAGAGTTCAAAGTCAACACTTCTGTGTACCCTGGGCCCACCACAGCTTCCCAGCCTGCCCTCACTTCTacctcttccaccatcttctcctTCTTTGAAAACAACACCTTGGCTATCGAAGAAAGTGTGCCCGGTGGCATAGCATGGACAAGTGACACTCCCGGCACTGTCCCCCCTCCGGTCACCGAAGCCATCCCAGCCCATGAAAACAACTGCTTTCAAGGCACAGAGTTCTTGAAGGAAGAGAACCTGTGGGTTGGGCTTCTGTTTGCTTCCAAGGCTCTGATGCAACTTCTGGTCAACCCATTCGTGGGGCCTCTCACCAACAG gATTGGATATCACATTCCCATGTTTGCTGGCTTTGTTATCATGTTTATCTCCACAGTTA TGTTTGCTTTTTCTGGTACCTATACCCTGCTCTTCGTGGCCCGAACTCTTCAAGGCATTGGATCTTCATTTTCATCTGTTGCAG GTCTTGGGATGCTGGCAAGTGTCTACACTGATGACTGTGAGAGAGGGCAGGCCATGGGAATTGCCTTGGGGGGCCTGGCCTTGGGAGTGTTAG TGGGAGCTCCGTTTGGAAGTGTGACATATGTACTTTGGGGGAAGACTGTACCCTTCCTCATCTTGGCCTCCCTGGCACTACTGGATGGAG CACTCCAGCTTTGCATCCTACAGCCTTCCAAAGTCTCTCCTGAG AGTGCCAAGGGGACTCCTCTCCTCACACTTGTCAGAGACCCATTTATCCTGGTGGCTGCAG GTCTAGCTTTCTTGCCTTCCAGTGTGTCCTACCTCATTGGCACCAACCTCTTTGGCGTGTTGGCCAACAAGATGGGTCG GTGGCTGTGCTCCCTCATTGGGATGGTGGTAGTAGGTACCAGCTTGCTTTGT ATTCCTCTGGCTCGTAATATTTTTGGTCTCATTGGCCCCAATGCAGGACTTGGCTTTTCCATAG GCATGGTGGATTCCTCTATGATGCCCATCATGGGACACCTGGTGGACCTGCGCCATGCCCCGGTGTATGGGAGTATCTATGCCATCGCTGACGTGGCTTTTTGCATGGGCTTTGCTATAG GCCCATCCACTGGGGGTGCCATTGTGCAAGCCATTGGCTTCCCCTGGCTCATGGTCATCATCGGGGTCATCAACATCATCTACGCTCCTCTCTGCTACTACCTGAGAAGCCCCCCAGCCAAGGAGGAGAAGCTT GCAGTTCTGAGCCAGGACTGCCCCATGGAGACTCGGATGCACGCAGCCGAGAAGCACATGAGGGAATTTCCTCTGGGGGAGGACAGCGATGAGGAGCCTGGCTGTGAGGAGTAG
- the SLC18A1 gene encoding chromaffin granule amine transporter isoform X3, with the protein MLRAVLDVPQWLLKKGRESRKLVLLVVFVALLLDNMLLTVVVPIVPTYLYATEFKVNTSVYPGPTTASQPALTSTSSTIFSFFENNTLAIEESVPGGIAWTSDTPGTVPPPVTEAIPAHENNCFQGTEFLKEENLWVGLLFASKALMQLLVNPFVGPLTNRIGYHIPMFAGFVIMFISTVMFAFSGTYTLLFVARTLQGIGSSFSSVAGLGMLASVYTDDCERGQAMGIALGGLALGVLVGAPFGSVTYVLWGKTVPFLILASLALLDGALQLCILQPSKVSPESAKGTPLLTLVRDPFILVAAGSLCFANMGVAMLEPTLPIWMMQTMCAPEWQLGLAFLPSSVSYLIGTNLFGVLANKMGRWLCSLIGMVVVGTSLLCIPLARNIFGLIGPNAGLGFSIGMVDSSMMPIMGHLVDLRHAPVYGSIYAIADVAFCMGFAIGISEPGLPHGDSDARSREAHEGISSGGGQR; encoded by the exons ATGCTCAGGGCAGTTTTGGACGTTCCTCAGTGGTTGCTGAAGAAGGGGAGAGAGTCCCGGAAGCTGGTGTTGCTGGTGGTGTTTGTCGCTCTACTCCTGGACAACATGCTGCTCACTGTGGTGG TGCCCATTGTGCCCACTTACCTATATGCCACAGAGTTCAAAGTCAACACTTCTGTGTACCCTGGGCCCACCACAGCTTCCCAGCCTGCCCTCACTTCTacctcttccaccatcttctcctTCTTTGAAAACAACACCTTGGCTATCGAAGAAAGTGTGCCCGGTGGCATAGCATGGACAAGTGACACTCCCGGCACTGTCCCCCCTCCGGTCACCGAAGCCATCCCAGCCCATGAAAACAACTGCTTTCAAGGCACAGAGTTCTTGAAGGAAGAGAACCTGTGGGTTGGGCTTCTGTTTGCTTCCAAGGCTCTGATGCAACTTCTGGTCAACCCATTCGTGGGGCCTCTCACCAACAG gATTGGATATCACATTCCCATGTTTGCTGGCTTTGTTATCATGTTTATCTCCACAGTTA TGTTTGCTTTTTCTGGTACCTATACCCTGCTCTTCGTGGCCCGAACTCTTCAAGGCATTGGATCTTCATTTTCATCTGTTGCAG GTCTTGGGATGCTGGCAAGTGTCTACACTGATGACTGTGAGAGAGGGCAGGCCATGGGAATTGCCTTGGGGGGCCTGGCCTTGGGAGTGTTAG TGGGAGCTCCGTTTGGAAGTGTGACATATGTACTTTGGGGGAAGACTGTACCCTTCCTCATCTTGGCCTCCCTGGCACTACTGGATGGAG CACTCCAGCTTTGCATCCTACAGCCTTCCAAAGTCTCTCCTGAG AGTGCCAAGGGGACTCCTCTCCTCACACTTGTCAGAGACCCATTTATCCTGGTGGCTGCAG GCTCCCTCTGCTTTGCCAACATGGGGGTGGCCATGCTCGAGCCCACACTGCCCATCTGGATGATGCAGACCATGTGTGCCCCTGAGTGGCAGCTGG GTCTAGCTTTCTTGCCTTCCAGTGTGTCCTACCTCATTGGCACCAACCTCTTTGGCGTGTTGGCCAACAAGATGGGTCG GTGGCTGTGCTCCCTCATTGGGATGGTGGTAGTAGGTACCAGCTTGCTTTGT ATTCCTCTGGCTCGTAATATTTTTGGTCTCATTGGCCCCAATGCAGGACTTGGCTTTTCCATAG GCATGGTGGATTCCTCTATGATGCCCATCATGGGACACCTGGTGGACCTGCGCCATGCCCCGGTGTATGGGAGTATCTATGCCATCGCTGACGTGGCTTTTTGCATGGGCTTTGCTATAGGTAT TTCTGAGCCAGGACTGCCCCATGGAGACTCGGATGCACGCAGCCGAGAAGCACATGAGGGAATTTCCTCTGGGGGAGGACAGCGATGA
- the SLC18A1 gene encoding chromaffin granule amine transporter isoform X1, with the protein MLRAVLDVPQWLLKKGRESRKLVLLVVFVALLLDNMLLTVVVPIVPTYLYATEFKVNTSVYPGPTTASQPALTSTSSTIFSFFENNTLAIEESVPGGIAWTSDTPGTVPPPVTEAIPAHENNCFQGTEFLKEENLWVGLLFASKALMQLLVNPFVGPLTNRIGYHIPMFAGFVIMFISTVMFAFSGTYTLLFVARTLQGIGSSFSSVAGLGMLASVYTDDCERGQAMGIALGGLALGVLVGAPFGSVTYVLWGKTVPFLILASLALLDGALQLCILQPSKVSPESAKGTPLLTLVRDPFILVAAGSLCFANMGVAMLEPTLPIWMMQTMCAPEWQLGLAFLPSSVSYLIGTNLFGVLANKMGRWLCSLIGMVVVGTSLLCIPLARNIFGLIGPNAGLGFSIGMVDSSMMPIMGHLVDLRHAPVYGSIYAIADVAFCMGFAIGPSTGGAIVQAIGFPWLMVIIGVINIIYAPLCYYLRSPPAKEEKLAVLSQDCPMETRMHAAEKHMREFPLGEDSDEEPGCEE; encoded by the exons ATGCTCAGGGCAGTTTTGGACGTTCCTCAGTGGTTGCTGAAGAAGGGGAGAGAGTCCCGGAAGCTGGTGTTGCTGGTGGTGTTTGTCGCTCTACTCCTGGACAACATGCTGCTCACTGTGGTGG TGCCCATTGTGCCCACTTACCTATATGCCACAGAGTTCAAAGTCAACACTTCTGTGTACCCTGGGCCCACCACAGCTTCCCAGCCTGCCCTCACTTCTacctcttccaccatcttctcctTCTTTGAAAACAACACCTTGGCTATCGAAGAAAGTGTGCCCGGTGGCATAGCATGGACAAGTGACACTCCCGGCACTGTCCCCCCTCCGGTCACCGAAGCCATCCCAGCCCATGAAAACAACTGCTTTCAAGGCACAGAGTTCTTGAAGGAAGAGAACCTGTGGGTTGGGCTTCTGTTTGCTTCCAAGGCTCTGATGCAACTTCTGGTCAACCCATTCGTGGGGCCTCTCACCAACAG gATTGGATATCACATTCCCATGTTTGCTGGCTTTGTTATCATGTTTATCTCCACAGTTA TGTTTGCTTTTTCTGGTACCTATACCCTGCTCTTCGTGGCCCGAACTCTTCAAGGCATTGGATCTTCATTTTCATCTGTTGCAG GTCTTGGGATGCTGGCAAGTGTCTACACTGATGACTGTGAGAGAGGGCAGGCCATGGGAATTGCCTTGGGGGGCCTGGCCTTGGGAGTGTTAG TGGGAGCTCCGTTTGGAAGTGTGACATATGTACTTTGGGGGAAGACTGTACCCTTCCTCATCTTGGCCTCCCTGGCACTACTGGATGGAG CACTCCAGCTTTGCATCCTACAGCCTTCCAAAGTCTCTCCTGAG AGTGCCAAGGGGACTCCTCTCCTCACACTTGTCAGAGACCCATTTATCCTGGTGGCTGCAG GCTCCCTCTGCTTTGCCAACATGGGGGTGGCCATGCTCGAGCCCACACTGCCCATCTGGATGATGCAGACCATGTGTGCCCCTGAGTGGCAGCTGG GTCTAGCTTTCTTGCCTTCCAGTGTGTCCTACCTCATTGGCACCAACCTCTTTGGCGTGTTGGCCAACAAGATGGGTCG GTGGCTGTGCTCCCTCATTGGGATGGTGGTAGTAGGTACCAGCTTGCTTTGT ATTCCTCTGGCTCGTAATATTTTTGGTCTCATTGGCCCCAATGCAGGACTTGGCTTTTCCATAG GCATGGTGGATTCCTCTATGATGCCCATCATGGGACACCTGGTGGACCTGCGCCATGCCCCGGTGTATGGGAGTATCTATGCCATCGCTGACGTGGCTTTTTGCATGGGCTTTGCTATAG GCCCATCCACTGGGGGTGCCATTGTGCAAGCCATTGGCTTCCCCTGGCTCATGGTCATCATCGGGGTCATCAACATCATCTACGCTCCTCTCTGCTACTACCTGAGAAGCCCCCCAGCCAAGGAGGAGAAGCTT GCAGTTCTGAGCCAGGACTGCCCCATGGAGACTCGGATGCACGCAGCCGAGAAGCACATGAGGGAATTTCCTCTGGGGGAGGACAGCGATGAGGAGCCTGGCTGTGAGGAGTAG